A stretch of the Pseudomonas helvetica genome encodes the following:
- a CDS encoding DUF2271 domain-containing protein, whose amino-acid sequence MKKLTAAICLATAIALPGLAQAREVTLTTRLKNYDGNDAYLAFYVTDANGKYQKTLWVAGKKAKYYRHLSDWARGSGLNPNEFDGVSGASVGSGRTLKVSVELADTLIDAGYQIRVDSAVENQREARSDIAVPLTTQGAGKPSTGSGYIESFTYDM is encoded by the coding sequence ATGAAAAAGCTGACTGCTGCGATTTGTCTCGCCACCGCCATTGCACTGCCGGGTCTGGCCCAGGCGCGGGAAGTCACCCTGACCACCCGACTGAAAAATTACGACGGCAATGACGCGTACCTGGCGTTTTACGTGACCGATGCCAACGGTAAATACCAGAAAACCCTGTGGGTGGCTGGCAAAAAGGCCAAGTACTACAGGCATTTGTCCGACTGGGCCCGCGGCAGCGGCTTGAACCCCAACGAGTTTGACGGGGTCAGCGGCGCCAGCGTCGGTAGCGGGCGCACCCTGAAAGTGAGCGTTGAACTGGCAGACACACTGATTGATGCCGGCTATCAGATCCGCGTCGACAGTGCTGTCGAGAATCAACGTGAAGCCCGCTCCGATATTGCCGTGCCATTGACCACTCAAGGCGCGGGAAAACCTTCTACCGGCAGCGGTTACATCGAGTCCTTTACCTACGACATGTGA
- a CDS encoding PepSY domain-containing protein, translated as MLRQFHSLPGLVAALLVMLLAISGAILSINPALERLSATVPASGQVNVAELAGRVANHYPGVEKIRRTASGSVIVYFTQDGQTGAERVDPLTGAGVASYTPSAFTRWVKDLHRSLLSGTPGHAAAGIGALFILILSISGAALLAQRLGGWRRVMRPLRGSFNQRWHAEVGRLAILGLLLSALTGLYMSATTFGLIPDGTQREPVFPSTLSSGPAAPVATLPALLATDLNDLRELAYPSVGHPEDFFSLRTAQGDGYVDPTNGALLSYVPHDRMRNAYEFIYQLHTGESLWWLGLFLGVCALSVPLMSVTGALLWWRRRQSQPRIRHNSGAQNADTVILVGSESNSTWGFANTLHEALHQTGHRVHTAPMNRLAVEYRSAQRLFILTATTGDGDAPASASQFFKRLANARLKPGLGFAVLGFGDRQFPKFCQFAKDAQAALLASGGTQLLELETINRQSAQAFTRWGSAVGRLLGHELTLVHVPRLPETTTLALIDRTHYGEHVNAPTQILRFNAVATSRSPGELKHRRNSGLPRFQAGDLVGVLPPGSRVPRYYSLASGSDDGVLEICVRKHVDGVCSGFLHDLPLGGQIEAFIQPNPEFRPGRGKQPVILIGAGTGIGPLAGFIRNNTARKPMHLYWGGRHPASDFLYEPELNRYLADQRLTRLRAAFSQTHERSYVQDRLIADALALRHLIEKGAHVLVCGSREMAKGVMNALDEVLAPLDLNVLTLKAQGRYREDVY; from the coding sequence ATGCTACGCCAGTTTCACTCACTGCCCGGCCTCGTCGCGGCCCTGCTGGTCATGCTGCTGGCGATCAGCGGTGCGATCCTGTCGATCAATCCGGCCCTGGAAAGACTGAGCGCGACAGTACCGGCATCCGGTCAGGTGAACGTTGCCGAGTTGGCCGGTCGAGTGGCGAACCACTACCCCGGGGTCGAAAAAATCCGCCGTACCGCCTCGGGTTCAGTCATCGTGTATTTCACCCAGGACGGCCAGACCGGCGCCGAGCGCGTCGACCCGCTGACCGGAGCAGGTGTTGCGAGCTATACGCCCTCGGCGTTCACCCGCTGGGTCAAAGACCTGCACCGCTCATTGCTGTCAGGCACACCGGGGCATGCGGCAGCCGGCATCGGCGCGCTGTTCATCCTGATACTGTCGATTTCCGGGGCGGCGCTGCTGGCACAGCGCCTGGGCGGCTGGCGGCGCGTGATGCGGCCACTGCGCGGCAGTTTCAATCAGCGCTGGCATGCCGAAGTCGGGCGTTTGGCGATTCTGGGCTTACTGTTGTCCGCGTTGACCGGGCTGTACATGTCGGCCACCACCTTCGGCCTGATCCCGGACGGGACGCAACGCGAGCCGGTATTTCCGAGCACGCTCAGCAGCGGCCCGGCAGCACCGGTCGCGACCTTGCCAGCACTGCTGGCGACTGACCTGAACGACCTGCGCGAGCTGGCCTATCCCAGCGTCGGTCATCCCGAAGATTTCTTTTCGTTGCGTACTGCGCAGGGCGACGGCTACGTCGACCCCACCAATGGAGCGCTGTTGTCCTACGTGCCCCATGACCGCATGCGTAATGCCTACGAATTCATCTACCAACTGCATACCGGCGAAAGCCTCTGGTGGCTGGGCCTGTTCCTCGGCGTTTGCGCGCTCAGCGTGCCGTTGATGAGCGTCACCGGTGCGCTGCTGTGGTGGCGTCGTCGTCAGTCACAGCCGAGAATCCGTCACAACAGTGGCGCGCAAAACGCCGACACGGTGATTCTGGTCGGGAGCGAAAGCAACAGCACCTGGGGCTTTGCCAACACCTTGCATGAGGCGTTGCACCAGACCGGCCACCGCGTCCATACCGCGCCCATGAACCGGCTCGCGGTGGAGTATCGCAGCGCCCAGCGGCTGTTCATCCTGACCGCCACAACCGGCGACGGCGATGCACCCGCCTCGGCCTCGCAATTCTTCAAACGACTGGCGAATGCCCGCCTAAAGCCTGGCCTGGGTTTTGCCGTACTGGGATTTGGCGATCGGCAGTTCCCGAAATTTTGTCAGTTTGCCAAGGACGCTCAGGCGGCTCTGCTGGCTTCAGGCGGGACGCAGCTGCTGGAACTTGAAACCATCAATCGCCAATCCGCCCAGGCGTTCACCCGTTGGGGCAGCGCCGTTGGCCGGTTGCTGGGCCATGAACTGACGCTGGTACACGTCCCACGGCTGCCGGAAACCACGACCCTGGCGTTGATCGATCGCACACACTACGGCGAACACGTGAACGCTCCCACCCAGATCCTGCGTTTCAACGCAGTCGCAACGTCTCGCTCGCCGGGCGAGCTCAAACACAGACGCAACAGCGGCCTGCCCCGGTTCCAGGCCGGAGATCTGGTTGGCGTGCTGCCGCCCGGTTCCAGGGTGCCGCGCTACTACTCGCTGGCCAGCGGATCAGATGACGGCGTTCTGGAAATCTGTGTGCGTAAACACGTCGACGGCGTGTGTTCCGGGTTCCTTCATGATTTGCCGCTGGGAGGACAGATTGAAGCCTTCATACAGCCCAATCCCGAGTTTCGCCCCGGCCGTGGAAAACAGCCGGTGATTCTCATCGGCGCCGGTACGGGGATCGGCCCTTTAGCCGGTTTTATCCGTAACAACACAGCCAGGAAGCCCATGCACTTGTACTGGGGCGGACGTCACCCGGCGTCCGACTTTCTCTATGAGCCTGAGCTCAACCGCTATCTGGCCGATCAGCGCCTCACCCGGTTGCGCGCCGCCTTCTCCCAAACCCATGAACGCAGCTATGTGCAGGACCGCCTGATCGCCGACGCGCTGGCACTCCGTCACCTGATTGAAAAAGGTGCCCACGTATTGGTGTGCGGGAGTCGCGAGATGGCCAAAGGGGTGATGAACGCCCTGGATGAAGTGCTGGCCCCGCTCGACTTGAACGTGCTGACGCTCAAAGCACAAGGACGCTACCGTGAAGATGTCTACTGA
- a CDS encoding FAD:protein FMN transferase produces the protein MSTEPRRYSLSGETMGTRYTAVFYAEPPVDEAAINESLFAAVDTVDQQMSTWKADSALNRLNAAAEQQWLPIPEELATVLATALRVGRQSNGAFDIAVGDLVNAWGFGPGEQQPGAAHISASDRQARVPATQALEIDPLRNLARKRSATTLDLSGIAKGFAVDEMARCLDGWGITNYLVGIDGEMRARGVKPGGESWVVAIERPRRGIREVMGVMEISDAAIATSGDYRQWIEVAGRYYSHTMDPARGAPLSNSLAAVTVVAATCMLADAWATALMVLGEKAGPELAQERGMDALFVIHDGEHFRELSVVAGQLQAQIETR, from the coding sequence ATGTCTACTGAACCCCGGCGCTATAGCCTGAGCGGGGAAACCATGGGCACCCGTTACACTGCGGTGTTTTACGCCGAGCCGCCGGTGGATGAGGCTGCCATCAATGAGAGTCTGTTTGCGGCTGTCGACACGGTGGATCAACAGATGTCGACGTGGAAGGCCGATTCCGCACTCAACCGTCTCAACGCAGCAGCCGAACAGCAATGGCTGCCCATTCCCGAGGAACTGGCCACCGTCCTGGCTACGGCGCTGCGGGTGGGTCGTCAATCCAACGGGGCGTTTGATATCGCCGTGGGCGATCTGGTCAATGCCTGGGGCTTCGGGCCTGGCGAACAACAACCCGGCGCAGCGCATATCAGTGCCTCGGATCGTCAGGCGCGCGTGCCAGCCACGCAAGCGCTGGAGATTGATCCGCTGCGCAACCTGGCCCGTAAACGCTCAGCGACTACCCTTGATCTATCAGGCATCGCCAAGGGCTTTGCGGTGGATGAAATGGCACGTTGTCTCGATGGTTGGGGGATAACCAACTATCTGGTAGGAATCGACGGTGAAATGCGCGCGCGCGGGGTCAAGCCGGGTGGAGAGTCCTGGGTTGTGGCGATTGAAAGACCCCGCCGCGGCATTCGTGAAGTCATGGGGGTGATGGAAATCAGCGATGCAGCGATTGCCACGTCCGGGGACTATCGTCAGTGGATCGAGGTCGCGGGGCGGTATTACTCGCACACGATGGATCCGGCTCGCGGGGCGCCCTTGTCCAACTCACTCGCGGCCGTGACGGTGGTCGCCGCCACTTGCATGCTCGCCGATGCATGGGCCACCGCGCTGATGGTCCTGGGGGAGAAAGCCGGTCCTGAGCTTGCGCAGGAACGCGGTATGGATGCGTTGTTCGTAATACATGATGGTGAGCATTTCAGGGAACTATCGGTTGTTGCCGGACAGCTCCAGGCGCAGATTGAAACTCGCTGA
- a CDS encoding VIT family protein: protein MKFFRRHAESHKHERIGWLRAAVLGANDGIVSTASLLIGVAAANATHSTLLVTGVAGLVAGAMSMAAGEYVSVHSQADTERADLLREQAELETAPLAEHRELAAIYVDRGVEPELASKVATQLMAHDALGSHARDELGISDALSAKPLQAAMSSAASFVVGAALPLGVTILAPTHSVIAWISGMSLVFLGTLGGIAAKAGGANLLIGAWRVTLWGALAMAITAAVGISFGAVA from the coding sequence ATGAAGTTCTTTCGCAGACACGCTGAATCCCATAAGCATGAGCGAATCGGCTGGCTTCGGGCCGCGGTATTGGGTGCCAACGACGGCATTGTATCGACCGCCAGTCTGCTGATCGGCGTCGCCGCCGCCAATGCCACCCACAGCACGTTGCTCGTCACGGGTGTGGCCGGGCTGGTGGCAGGTGCGATGTCGATGGCGGCGGGAGAATACGTCTCCGTGCATTCCCAGGCCGATACCGAACGGGCCGATCTGTTGCGCGAACAAGCAGAGCTTGAGACAGCGCCGCTTGCCGAACACCGGGAGTTGGCGGCCATCTATGTGGATCGTGGTGTTGAACCCGAGCTGGCCAGTAAAGTCGCCACGCAGCTCATGGCACACGATGCACTGGGCTCACATGCACGCGACGAACTGGGCATTTCCGATGCGCTCAGTGCAAAACCGCTGCAGGCGGCAATGTCCTCGGCGGCCAGCTTTGTAGTGGGCGCCGCATTGCCGCTGGGCGTGACCATCCTCGCGCCGACCCACAGTGTGATTGCCTGGATATCCGGCATGTCACTGGTATTCCTGGGCACTTTAGGCGGCATTGCCGCCAAGGCAGGCGGTGCCAATCTGCTGATCGGCGCCTGGCGGGTGACGCTGTGGGGCGCACTGGCGATGGCTATTACTGCCGCAGTCGGTATTTCATTTGGTGCCGTTGCCTAG
- a CDS encoding DUF2933 domain-containing protein encodes MINSQHSTNTSPAFWRSKSGIALGMLLVIALFYLAREHYGHILGLLPYSILLLCPLMHLFGHHHHGGHNHRSETADPVKDENRN; translated from the coding sequence ATGATCAACTCACAGCACTCGACCAACACGTCTCCAGCATTTTGGAGAAGCAAATCCGGCATCGCGCTAGGCATGTTGCTGGTCATTGCATTGTTCTATCTGGCCCGTGAGCACTACGGCCATATTCTCGGCCTGTTGCCCTACTCGATTTTGCTGTTGTGTCCGCTGATGCATTTGTTTGGGCACCACCATCACGGTGGTCACAACCATCGAAGTGAAACCGCAGACCCGGTCAAGGACGAGAACAGGAATTGA
- a CDS encoding copper-translocating P-type ATPase, with protein sequence MPAARLSATSEYTCPMHPEVRQTGPGTCPKCGMTLEPVIPELEEDKNPELKSFTRRFWWTLPLTVIVTVLAMSSHVLMLFHGSLQNWIELALTTPVVLWAGWPFYVRGVHSVIRRSPNMWTLIGLGTAAAFLYSVVATLAPNTFPDTFMMDGRIGVYFEAAAVIISLTLLGQMLELKARSQASAAIKSLLGLAPKTARRINADGTEEDIPLTHVHSGNTLRIRPGEKVPVDGQVLQGESAVDESMLTGEPIPVMKKAGDVLIGATLNLHGSLVMQAQKVGAATLLAQIVQMVAQAQRSKAPMQRLADVIAGYFVIGVISIALLTLVGWGLWGPEPSWVFGLINAVAVMIIACPCALGLATPMSVMVTTGKAASVGVLFRDAAAIENLRKIDTLIVDKTGTLTEGRPAFHSVEAARGFTQDEVLRLAASLNQGSEHPLAHAIVEQARRMGLTLSTPEAFESASGIGVSGQVEGRGLRLGNTVLMDEAGVSIQSLQAQAETLRSDGTSIMYLAVDGVLAGLLAVADPIKPTSKLAVGRLQADGVKVVMATGDGLTTARSVARQLGIEEVHGEVKPQDKERLVAALQQAGHRVAMAGDGINDAPALARADVGIAMGTGTDVAMNSAQVTLVKGDLLGILRARSLSVATVRNMHQNLTFAFLYNAMGIPLAAGVFYPLTGHLLSPLIAALAMSVSSASVVFNALRLRQATIE encoded by the coding sequence ATGCCCGCAGCCCGCTTGTCAGCTACTTCTGAATACACCTGCCCCATGCACCCGGAAGTCCGCCAGACGGGCCCCGGTACCTGCCCCAAGTGCGGGATGACCCTGGAGCCGGTGATCCCCGAACTGGAAGAGGACAAGAACCCCGAGCTCAAGAGCTTCACTCGGCGCTTCTGGTGGACCTTGCCGCTGACCGTGATCGTCACGGTGCTGGCCATGAGCAGTCATGTCCTGATGCTGTTCCACGGTTCCCTACAAAACTGGATCGAGCTGGCACTGACCACCCCCGTCGTGCTGTGGGCCGGATGGCCCTTTTATGTGCGCGGCGTGCATTCGGTGATTCGGCGCAGTCCAAACATGTGGACGTTGATAGGTCTTGGTACGGCAGCGGCCTTCCTTTACAGCGTCGTCGCCACCCTGGCCCCCAATACCTTCCCCGACACGTTCATGATGGACGGTCGCATCGGCGTGTACTTCGAAGCGGCGGCGGTGATCATTTCGCTGACCTTGCTCGGCCAGATGCTAGAACTCAAGGCGCGTTCGCAAGCCTCGGCAGCCATCAAGTCGCTGCTGGGGCTGGCACCGAAAACCGCCCGCCGGATCAATGCCGATGGCACGGAAGAAGACATCCCGTTGACCCACGTACACAGCGGCAACACCTTGCGCATACGCCCGGGTGAAAAAGTGCCGGTCGACGGTCAGGTGCTGCAAGGTGAAAGCGCGGTGGACGAGTCGATGCTCACCGGTGAGCCGATACCGGTCATGAAGAAGGCCGGCGACGTATTGATCGGCGCCACCCTCAACCTCCATGGCAGTCTGGTGATGCAGGCACAGAAGGTCGGGGCGGCTACCCTCCTCGCGCAGATCGTGCAGATGGTTGCGCAGGCACAGCGTTCGAAAGCGCCAATGCAACGTCTGGCCGACGTGATCGCCGGTTACTTTGTGATCGGGGTGATCAGCATCGCGCTGCTGACGCTGGTCGGCTGGGGCCTGTGGGGGCCAGAGCCAAGCTGGGTATTTGGCCTGATCAACGCCGTCGCGGTCATGATCATTGCCTGCCCCTGTGCCCTGGGTCTGGCGACACCAATGTCGGTCATGGTCACCACCGGCAAGGCTGCCAGTGTCGGCGTGTTGTTTCGCGATGCCGCCGCCATCGAGAACCTGCGCAAGATAGACACCTTGATCGTCGACAAGACCGGCACCCTCACCGAAGGCCGGCCAGCGTTCCACAGTGTCGAGGCTGCACGCGGATTTACCCAGGACGAAGTGCTGCGCCTGGCGGCGTCTCTCAATCAGGGCAGCGAGCACCCGTTGGCACATGCCATCGTCGAGCAAGCCCGCCGCATGGGTCTGACACTGAGCACGCCTGAAGCCTTTGAGTCCGCCTCCGGTATTGGCGTCAGCGGTCAGGTCGAGGGCCGTGGCCTGAGACTGGGCAATACGGTGTTGATGGATGAGGCGGGTGTTTCCATACAGAGCTTGCAAGCCCAGGCAGAAACACTACGCAGTGATGGCACGAGCATCATGTACCTGGCGGTCGATGGTGTCCTGGCGGGGTTGTTGGCGGTAGCCGACCCCATCAAGCCCACCTCGAAACTGGCAGTCGGCCGTCTGCAAGCGGACGGCGTCAAGGTCGTCATGGCGACTGGCGACGGCCTTACGACGGCCCGTTCGGTGGCGCGTCAATTGGGTATCGAGGAGGTGCATGGCGAGGTCAAGCCGCAAGACAAAGAGCGCCTGGTCGCGGCACTGCAACAGGCCGGACACCGGGTGGCGATGGCTGGCGACGGCATCAATGACGCCCCGGCACTGGCGCGCGCCGATGTGGGTATCGCCATGGGCACCGGCACTGACGTGGCAATGAACAGCGCTCAGGTGACCCTGGTCAAGGGCGACCTGCTCGGCATCCTGCGTGCGCGCAGCCTGTCAGTGGCCACCGTGAGAAACATGCATCAGAACCTGACCTTTGCCTTCCTTTACAACGCCATGGGCATTCCGCTGGCCGCCGGTGTGTTCTACCCGCTGACCGGTCATCTTCTATCACCACTGATTGCGGCGCTGGCCATGAGCGTGAGCTCGGCATCGGTAGTGTTCAATGCCTTGCGCCTGCGCCAGGCCACGATTGAATAA
- the arcD gene encoding arginine-ornithine antiporter yields the protein MATHVHGTQPTIPGISPRPAAGSLRQLEPRRLSLSLLIALVVGSMIGSGIFSLPQNMAAGAGAGAILIGWLITGVGMLSLALVYQTLSNRQPELDNGVFAYARALGGEFLGFNSAWGYWISAWIGNVSYLVILFAALSYFFPLFGEGNNKAAIAAASLVLWSLHWMILRGMRTAARANALTTLAKIVPLLVFIGLVIAAFQRETFMVDFWGAPALGSTLDQVKSTMLVTVWVFIGIEGANVFSARAAERVNVGRATVIGFVLTLLLLIAVSLLSLGILRQPELAALKNPSMSGVLEAVAGPWGAMLISVGLIISVGGALLAWTLLAAESVFTPAREKVMPGPLALENTHGAPANALWITNGCIQLFLLLTLYSSASYLALISLATSMILLPYLFSGLYALKLTWQGATYAGHKALQLRDMAIASVATLYCFWLLFAAGPKYMLLSALLYAPGSLIYLATKRARQGQVLNGFEWGLLIVIWAAAAFAGWMLWSGKLAL from the coding sequence ATGGCAACGCATGTGCACGGCACCCAACCGACTATTCCAGGCATTTCGCCTCGCCCTGCGGCGGGAAGCTTGCGCCAGCTGGAACCCAGGCGCCTGTCCTTGAGCCTGTTGATCGCTCTGGTGGTCGGCTCGATGATCGGCAGCGGTATTTTCAGCCTGCCCCAGAACATGGCTGCGGGCGCTGGTGCCGGCGCGATCCTGATTGGCTGGTTGATCACCGGCGTCGGCATGCTGTCACTGGCACTGGTCTACCAAACCTTGTCCAACCGCCAGCCCGAACTGGATAACGGCGTGTTTGCCTATGCCCGCGCATTGGGCGGCGAATTCCTCGGTTTCAACTCGGCCTGGGGTTACTGGATCAGTGCCTGGATCGGTAACGTCAGTTACCTGGTGATTCTGTTCGCGGCGCTGAGTTACTTCTTCCCGCTATTCGGTGAAGGCAATAACAAAGCAGCCATTGCGGCGGCGTCGCTGGTGCTGTGGTCGTTGCACTGGATGATCCTGCGGGGCATGCGCACCGCAGCGCGGGCCAATGCCCTCACGACCCTGGCCAAGATCGTTCCGTTGCTTGTGTTTATCGGCCTGGTGATTGCGGCGTTCCAGCGCGAAACGTTTATGGTCGACTTCTGGGGTGCGCCGGCACTGGGCAGCACCCTGGATCAGGTCAAAAGCACGATGCTGGTCACCGTCTGGGTGTTTATCGGCATCGAGGGCGCCAACGTATTTTCCGCCCGTGCGGCAGAACGGGTGAATGTGGGACGGGCCACCGTCATCGGCTTTGTTCTCACCTTGTTGTTGCTGATTGCGGTGTCCCTGCTGTCACTGGGCATTCTCAGGCAACCGGAACTGGCCGCGCTGAAAAATCCTTCGATGAGTGGTGTGCTTGAGGCGGTGGCCGGCCCTTGGGGAGCGATGCTGATCAGCGTCGGCCTGATCATCTCGGTCGGCGGCGCGCTGCTCGCCTGGACGCTGCTGGCGGCAGAGTCGGTGTTCACACCGGCCAGGGAAAAGGTCATGCCGGGACCGCTGGCCCTGGAAAACACCCATGGCGCGCCTGCCAATGCCTTGTGGATTACCAACGGCTGCATTCAGCTATTCCTGCTGCTGACGCTGTATTCGAGCGCCAGTTACCTGGCCCTGATCTCTCTGGCGACCTCGATGATTCTGTTGCCGTACCTGTTCAGCGGCCTGTACGCGTTGAAGCTGACGTGGCAGGGCGCGACGTATGCCGGACACAAAGCCCTGCAACTGCGCGACATGGCGATTGCCTCGGTCGCAACCCTGTATTGCTTCTGGCTGCTATTCGCCGCAGGGCCGAAATACATGCTGCTCAGCGCCCTGCTCTATGCCCCCGGCTCACTGATTTACCTGGCCACCAAACGGGCTCGCCAGGGTCAAGTGCTGAACGGCTTTGAGTGGGGATTGTTGATCGTCATCTGGGCGGCGGCCGCTTTCGCCGGCTGGATGCTGTGGTCAGGGAAACTGGCCTTGTAA
- a CDS encoding Hsp20/alpha crystallin family protein has translation MANSVKKVPVHTEKKASPLPATTDLWRPLQKLREQVDHLFEDFNRGPLGLSPFSRGLFDVEPLLSRELMGYGIPAVDITEKDKSFDITVELPGMDQKDVEIKLSNGSLIIKGEKQEDKEEKRKGYYLSERHYGSFERMFNLPKGVDADKIEASFSKGVLSISLPKKPEAMKPEKIVPIKGN, from the coding sequence ATGGCCAATTCCGTGAAAAAAGTACCGGTTCATACCGAAAAAAAAGCAAGTCCGCTCCCAGCGACGACTGACCTTTGGCGTCCTCTGCAAAAACTGCGGGAACAGGTTGATCACCTGTTCGAAGACTTCAATCGAGGTCCTTTGGGATTATCGCCATTCAGCCGTGGGTTGTTCGACGTCGAGCCGCTTTTATCTCGTGAACTGATGGGGTACGGCATCCCTGCCGTGGACATCACCGAGAAAGATAAAAGCTTCGATATCACTGTCGAACTGCCCGGTATGGACCAGAAGGACGTCGAGATCAAACTGTCCAACGGCAGCCTGATCATCAAAGGCGAAAAACAGGAAGACAAGGAAGAAAAAAGAAAGGGCTATTACCTGTCGGAGCGTCACTACGGCTCCTTCGAACGGATGTTCAACCTGCCTAAAGGGGTCGACGCCGACAAGATCGAAGCGAGCTTCAGCAAAGGTGTGCTGAGCATATCGCTACCGAAAAAGCCCGAAGCCATGAAACCGGAGAAAATTGTGCCGATCAAAGGCAATTAA
- the polX gene encoding DNA polymerase/3'-5' exonuclease PolX codes for MKLTAAPLPDPLPTLPPSSAKVGQAIGNDQIAAIFDDIADLLEIEDANPFRIRAYRNAARTLRALTFEVAKLIVRGEPLPKLTGIGVDLAGKINEIVTTGDCALRQRLRTTLPLGLVELLSIAGLGPKRVKHLYHDLGIETAQQLCQAAKDGRIRHLPGFGEKMEARLLNAAQKGIGRDRRLPLAFVAPVALRLTEYLQQLPGVEAATVAGSLRRMRDTIGDIDILVAAAPSVDVTAHFIQHPDIATVLAQGRTRTSVILGTGMQVDLRVVEPAVYGAALVYFTGSKAHNIAIRQRAQKQGLKLSEYGLFRAKKCVAGTTEDSVYQALGLEWMTPELRENRGEIAAAEAGHLPRLIELSDLKGDLHAHTRASDGGNSLEEMAFAAREAGLEYLAITEHSRSLRVAHGLDADRLLKHIDQIDALNSRLRGVTLLKSIEVDILEDGSLDLPDDILGRLDLVVGAVHSHFGLTLRQQTQRLLRAMDHRYFTILAHPLCRLINERDPLNLDLPVIIKAARQRGCCLELNAQPQRMDLFDLQCRYAKDEGVLIAINSDAHRTVDFAYLQYGIAQARRAWLEKTDVLNTRPLKELKAFLSACSARG; via the coding sequence ATGAAGCTCACTGCGGCACCGCTTCCAGATCCGTTGCCAACCTTGCCTCCTTCATCGGCCAAGGTCGGGCAGGCGATCGGCAATGATCAAATCGCCGCGATTTTTGACGATATCGCCGATCTGCTGGAAATCGAGGACGCCAATCCCTTCCGTATCCGCGCTTACCGCAATGCAGCGCGAACCCTGAGGGCTTTGACCTTTGAGGTCGCGAAGCTGATCGTGCGGGGTGAACCGCTGCCCAAACTCACGGGCATTGGGGTCGACCTTGCCGGCAAGATCAACGAAATCGTCACCACCGGCGATTGCGCTCTGCGCCAACGCCTGCGCACGACATTGCCCTTGGGGCTGGTCGAGCTGCTTTCCATTGCCGGGCTGGGGCCCAAACGCGTTAAACACCTTTATCACGACCTGGGCATCGAAACCGCGCAGCAACTGTGTCAGGCGGCCAAAGACGGACGCATTCGCCATCTGCCTGGCTTCGGCGAAAAGATGGAGGCCCGACTGTTGAACGCCGCGCAGAAGGGCATTGGCAGGGACCGCCGGTTGCCATTGGCCTTTGTGGCGCCGGTGGCCCTGCGACTGACCGAGTACCTGCAGCAGCTGCCAGGCGTTGAGGCAGCCACGGTTGCCGGCAGCTTGCGACGGATGCGCGACACCATCGGCGATATCGATATTCTGGTGGCCGCGGCACCGTCGGTGGACGTCACGGCGCACTTTATCCAGCATCCGGACATTGCCACTGTGCTGGCGCAGGGTCGCACCCGTACCAGCGTGATACTGGGCACCGGCATGCAAGTGGATCTGCGGGTGGTCGAGCCGGCGGTCTATGGCGCCGCCCTGGTGTATTTCACTGGCAGCAAAGCGCATAACATCGCGATTCGCCAACGGGCTCAGAAGCAAGGTCTCAAGCTCAGTGAATATGGCCTCTTCAGGGCAAAAAAATGTGTGGCCGGCACCACCGAAGATTCCGTTTACCAGGCGTTGGGGTTGGAATGGATGACACCGGAACTGCGCGAGAATCGCGGTGAGATTGCCGCGGCAGAGGCAGGTCATTTACCCAGGCTGATTGAGTTGAGCGACCTCAAGGGCGACTTGCATGCTCACACCCGCGCCTCGGATGGGGGTAACAGCCTTGAAGAGATGGCATTTGCAGCGCGGGAGGCCGGGCTGGAATATCTGGCGATTACCGAGCATTCGCGGTCCCTCAGAGTGGCCCATGGCCTGGATGCCGACCGGCTGCTCAAGCACATCGACCAGATCGATGCGCTCAACAGCCGCTTGCGGGGCGTGACCTTGCTCAAGAGCATCGAGGTGGACATTCTCGAAGACGGTAGCCTGGACCTGCCGGACGATATCCTCGGGCGCCTGGACCTGGTGGTCGGCGCCGTACACAGCCATTTCGGCCTGACGTTGCGTCAACAGACCCAACGCTTGCTCAGGGCCATGGATCATCGCTATTTCACGATTCTGGCGCACCCGCTGTGCCGGTTGATCAATGAGCGCGACCCGCTGAACCTGGATCTGCCGGTCATCATCAAGGCGGCCCGGCAGCGTGGTTGCTGCCTGGAACTCAATGCGCAGCCGCAACGCATGGACCTGTTCGACCTGCAGTGCCGCTACGCCAAGGATGAAGGGGTGCTCATTGCCATCAACTCGGATGCGCATCGCACCGTTGACTTCGCCTATTTGCAGTATGGAATCGCTCAGGCACGCCGTGCCTGGCTGGAAAAAACCGATGTGCTCAACACCCGTCCCCTGAAGGAACTCAAGGCGTTCCTGAGCGCCTGTTCTGCCCGGGGATGA